The following are from one region of the Oncorhynchus keta strain PuntledgeMale-10-30-2019 unplaced genomic scaffold, Oket_V2 Un_contig_11201_pilon_pilon, whole genome shotgun sequence genome:
- the phf3 gene encoding PHD finger protein 3 isoform X3, whose translation MDVVDTFNHLIPSDQLDDSMLIGQNLECEASNDFGTGVDQLGDSLRNMLSDKDPMFGSASSHFNILDNEDANFQIAEATDVDVGATEGILGTAGGGLAGTETPPVKRSVGRPRKYALGVTPERSAGRGSSNNKKPPGKPGRPRNKSTLSEKITTADELRRELHLGGGRVNINDLDLGSSMNPVVVLQRLTVTFGGFKIELLPGPSFTAFTSAENTAECYEDGSLYGEGMEYTMVQEEPLQNPTAGSGGGVGAAQLFVKYCADDLPLGLGPYVNPNDVQASNGALPGSPCLVETKLHDQSDSQKHDPAEVRKDAGIKKAAQQHLPNSEVPTTNNPAKKQQPKLKLSALSSAKNKHLLAGKGPKGTQQHALGKKLHQRGNMHKMDEMKAKQVIVSLKRRGEFNPAQPGPKIQRTQDGRPVKLKQRLPDVGRGGPVKKTLPSGKRPPGMSPGTTITTKPSNSHVADTQPQPQFGWTPCKRANPQKETSEEEKEEEQEEPKVKKPDKCLQKQRSRNVSRSISVEEPQLFIPDNAPAVVKKETSEEEQAKGSGKGPEKEPANSETVVWDPNKNCGLCNKPHSNKFMVGCGHCDDWFHGDCVGLDLAKVKQMEGGDQEYVCLQCCTKDQYTTTKEPGGAVQGEARAEGQQKPSETQDNKMAAKQKQPSPHPVTSGGVRPFRKDSVERRQSTEVKDSTQKSGVSVKQETKRPKVSSPSSKKPVSVDQIRRSVRDALKDILLKRLKESDFQASPEKAAEVAKKTERELFAFYRDTDCKYKSKYRSLMFNLKDTKNNVLFRRVLKGEISPGTLIRMSPEELASKELAAWRQRENRHAIEMIEKEQREAERRPITKITHKGEIEIESQESGKAPEAIEPEPEPVAASKVTEEPVEVPQEKTLSTTTESVNIFQDTTSLHKTHLFDLNCKICTGRMAPPVEEAPTKVVKVATSVVRRRSATSTTEAVTKNTQSTTSSTTEGQSTNTPSATTTSTEGETPSSSAKDDDLHLKVLEESLLSAKTFSNYKGRSVSMSGRDGEASFLSNLQPLWRGLVNMPAVAKLLTKAFPVSGVLDHLTEDLPESFQMGGRISPQIVWDYLDKIRATGTKEVCLIRFSPETDEDEIHYTLLYAYFSSRKRFGVVANNLKQVKDMYLIPLGAIEKVPHQLVPFDGPGLENNRPNLLLGLIIRQRPKRDFLPVDINETDRFIPESKPETATTTVTVNNKEVTREEEENSYISSLCASSTKERDREEIPLLNTAEEEVVTAEQSSTDISEKAEGEDTEEGYQPLRFLPGVLRSWGGELLPLPDFSGNPPLLGDDGREPSAPQTSKANGGAATTPGSSTTTKSPGAGAHRQTGFVIKKREPKTVKAEEPVSSSLAETSTANNNVLAKEEGVAYRGPSVSLKDKPPDVSTESFLASLSTDPNTDGSLNKGDSALCEKDKSKEEKTPTLLSPTATSNASVEESVPTPKPLPSGILKKSSAYSNMTEEPTAVQSAGSQDHPQPVPVLTTRKYRPMAAQHGYPSHHHQTGYRRPPPDHGPLQVGPYGPIPSSLEDLM comes from the exons ATGGATGTAGTGGATACTTTCAACCATTTGATTCCCAGTGACCAGTTGGATGACTCCATGCTGATAGGGCAGAACTTGGAATGTGAAGCGAGTAATGACTTTGGAACAGGTGTCGACCAGCTGGGAGACTCACTGAGGAACATGCTTAGTGATAAAGATCCCATGTTTGGATCTGCAAGTTCACACTTCAATATCTTAGATAATGAAGACGCCAACTTCCAGATCGCCGAAGCAACAG ATGTTGATGTTGGTGCAACAGAGGGCATCCTCGGGACCGCTGGTGGTGGGTTGGCTGGTACAGAGACTCCGCCAGTCAAACGGTCTGTTGGCAGACCCAGGAAATACGCATTAGGAGTTACCCCAG AGCGAAGTGCAGGCAGAGGGTCTTCAAACAACAAAAAGCCCCCGGGAAAACCTGGGAGACCTAGAAACAAGTCCACTCTGAGTGAGAAGATCACAACTGCTGATGAATTAAGGAGAGAGCTTCACCTGGGTGGCGGCAGGGTGAATATCAACGACCTTGACTTGGGCTCGTCGATGAACCCCGTCGTTGTGTTACAGAGGTTGACGGTCACTTTCGGGGGTTTCAAAATCGAGCTTCTCCCGGGACCCTCCTTTACCGCTTTCACATCAGCTGAAAACACTGCCGAATGTTATGAGGATGGCTCGCTGTACGGTGAAGGGATGGAATACACTATGGTACAAGAGGAACCGTTACAGAATCCCACTGCAGGGAGTGGAGGGGGCGTGGGTGCTGCTCAGCTCTTCGTGAAGTACTGTGCTGACGACTTGCCCCTAGGGCTCGGACCTTACGTCAACCCCAATGACGTTCAGGCCTCCAACGGGGCGCTTCCAGGTAGTCCTTGCTTGGTCGAGACCAAACTCCACGACCAAAGTGATTCTCAGAAGCATGATCCAGCGGAGGTGAGGAAAGATGCCGGCATCAAGAAAGCAGCGCAGCAGCACCTGCCAAACAGCGAAGTTCCTACCACTAATAATCCAGCCAAAAAGCAGCAGCCTAAGCTGAAACTGTCAGCACTGTCCTCCGCTAAGAACAAGCACCTGTTAGCTGGTAAGGGGCCCAAAGGAACGCAACAACACGCCCTGGGGAAGAAGCTCCACCAGAGAGGCAACATGCACAAGATGGACGAAATGAAAGCCAAACAAGTCATCGTGTCCTTGAAAAGGCGAGGTGAATTCAACCCAGCTCAACCCGGCCCTAAGATTCAGAGGACGCAAGACGGACGTCCTGTGAAACTAAAGCAGAGATTACCTGACGTGGGCCGCGGCGGTCCAGTCAAAAAAACACTGCCGTCTGGAAAGCGTCCTCCTGGTATGTCGCCCGGGACGACGATTACAACCAAACCGTCTAACTCTCACGTGGCCGACACCCAACCACAACCCCAGTTTGGCTGGACACCATGTAAACGTGCCAATCCTCAGAAGGAGACAtcggaggaggagaaggaggaggagcaagaagagCCTAAAGTGAAGAAGCCAGACAAGTGTCTTCAGAAACAGAGAAGCAGGAACGTCAGCAGAAGCATCTCCGTGGAGGAACCACAGCTCTTCATCCCCGACAACGCTCCTGCCGTCGTGAAGAAGGAAACCAGTGAAGAAGAACAGGCTAAAGGATCTGGGAAGGGACCAGAAAAGGAACCTGCAAATAGTGAGACCGTTGTGTGGGATCCAAACAAGAACTGTGGATTGTGCAATAAACCACATAGTAACAA GTTCATGGTGGGCTGTGGGCACTGTGATGACTGGTTCCATGGGGACTGTGTTGGTCTGGACCTGGCCAAAGTGAAGCAGATGGAAGGGGGGGACCAGGAGTATGTCTGTCTGCAGTGCTGTACCAAGGACCAGTACACCACCACCAAG GAGCCAGGCGGTGCTGTGCAGGGGGAGGCCAGGGCAGAGGGACAGCAGAAGCCCTCTGAGACCCAGGACAACAAGATGGCCGCCAAGCAGAAACAGCCGTCCCCACATCCTGTCACCTCCGGGGGAGTCAGGCCCTTCAGAAAG GACTCTGTGGAAAGAAGACAGTCGACTGAAGTAAAAGATTCTACGCAGAAATCAG GAGTGTCAGTCAAACAGGAGACCAAGAGGCCCAAGGTGTCGTCTCCCTCCTCTAAGAAACCGGTGTCTGTTGACCAGATCAGACGGAGCGTCCGTGACGCCCTGAAGGACATCCTCCTGAAGAG GCTAAAGGAGTCTGATTTCCAGGCGTCACCAGAGAAGGCTGCTGAGGTGGCCAAGAAGACTGAGAGAGAGCTGTTTGCCTTCTACAGAGACACCGACTGCAAATACAAGAGCAAGTACCGGAGCTTGATGTTCAACCTCAAAGACACCAAAAACAAT GTGTTATTCAGGAGGGTTCTGAAAGGGGAGATTTCTCCTGGCACTTTGATAAGGATGAGTCCTGAGGAACTGGCCTCAAAGGAGCTGGCtgcatggagacagagagagaatcgACAC GCGATTGAGATGAttgagaaggagcagagagaggcggagaggcgACCCATCACCAAGATCACACacaaaggagagatagagattgAGAGCCAGGAGTCTGGGAAGGCACCAGAAGCCATAGAGCCCGAG CCAGAGCCTGTGGCTGCTTCCAAAGTGACAGAGGAGCCAGTGGAAGTTCCCCAAGAGAAGACGTTGTCGACAACAACCGAGAGCGTCAATATTTTCCAAGATACAACCAGTCTGCATAAGACTCATCTGTTTGACCTCAACTGTAAGATCTGCACAG GTCGTATGGCTCCACCTGTGGAGGAGGCTCCTACCAAAGTGGTGAAAGTGGCCACTAGTGTAGTGAGGAGACGGTCTGCTACCAGCACTACAGAGGCAGTGACCAAGAACACACAGTCTACTACCTCCAGCACTACAGAGGGACAGAGCACGAACACACCGTCTGCCACCACTACCtctacagagggagagacaccCTCCTCATCTGCTAAGGACGACGACCTTCACCTCAAAGTCCTAGAGGAGAGCCTCCTCAGCGCCAAAACCTTCTCCAACTACAAGGGGAG GTCAGTGTCTATGAGTGGCAGAGATGGCGAGGCTTCCTTCCTGTCCAACCTGCAGCCTCTATGGAGAGGGCTTGTCAACATGCCTGCTGTGGCCAAGCTCCTCACTAAAGCCTTCCCTGTATCAGGTGTCCTGGACCACCTGACAGAG GATTTGCCGGAGAGTTTCCAGATGGGTGGGAGGATCTCCCCACAGATCGTATGGGACTACCTGGACAAAATCCGAGCCACTGGAACAAAG GAAGTGTGTTTGATTCGTTTTTCCCCTGAGACCGACGAGGATGAGATCCACTACACTCTGCTCTATGCCTACTTCAGTAGCCGCAAACGCTTCGGCGTGGTCGCCAACAACTTGAAACAAGTCAAAGACATGTATCTCATCCCCTTGGGTGCTATTGAGAAAGTCCCACACCAATTGGTTCCCTTTGATGGCCCAG GACTGGAAAACAACCGCCCCAACCTCCTGCTGGGTCTGATCATCCGCCAGAGACCTAAACGGGACTTCCTGCCCGTCGACATCAACGAAACGGACAGGTTCATACCGGAGAGCAAACCCGAGACAGCGACGACTACGGTTACTGtaaacaacaaagaagttacccgggaggaggaggagaactcTTACATCTCCTCTCTGTGCGCTTCAAGTACTAAagaaagggacagagaagagatacCATTGCTGAACACCGCTGAGGAAGAAGTGGTCACAGCAGAACAGTCTAGCACAGACATCTCTGAGAAAGCTGAAGGTGAAGATACTGAAGAGGGGTACCAACCACTACGTTTCCTTCCGGGGGTGTTGCGTAGTTGGGGCGGGGAGCTTCTGCCCCTGCCAGACTTCTCAG gtaaccctccacTGCTGGGTGATGATGGTCGAGAGCCCTCGGCTCCACAGACCTCCAAGGCTAACGGAGGTGCTGCAACCACTCCAGGAAGCTCCACCACCACTAAGAGTCCCGGCGCTGGTGCTCACAGACAGACTGGTTTTGTCATCAAGAAGAGGGAACCCAAAACAGTCAAAGCAGAGGAACCTGTGTCTTCCAGCTTGGCTGAAACGTCTACCGCTAACAACAACGTGTTGGCCAAAGAGGAGGGTGTGGCTTACCGTGGCCCGTCGGTCTCTCTGAAAGACAAACCTCCAGACGTCTCGACAGAGTCGTTCCTGGCCAGCCTCTCCACGGATCCCAACACAGACGGCTCCTTAAACAAAGGAGATTCGGCGTTGTGCGAAAAGGACAAATCCAAAGAAGAGAAGACACCTACTCTCTTGTCTCCTACAGCCACGTCCAACGCTTCTGTCGAGGAAAGCGTCCCCACACCAAAACCCCTTCCGAGTGGAATCCTGAAGAAAAGCTCTGCGTATTCCAATATGACTGAGGAACCAACTGCTGTCCAATCAGCAGGATCACAGGATCACCCCCAACCTGTTCCTGTCCTGACCACCAGGAAGTATCGTCCAATGGCAGCTCAACACGGatacccctcccaccaccaccagactggCTACAGACGCCCACCTCCAGACCATGGCCCACTACAGGTTGGTCCCTATGGTCCCATCCCCTCCAGCCTGGAGGACCTCATGTAG
- the phf3 gene encoding PHD finger protein 3 isoform X2: MDVVDTFNHLIPSDQLDDSMLIGQNLECEASNDFGTGVDQLGDSLRNMLSDKDPMFGSASSHFNILDNEDANFQIAEATVADVDVGATEGILGTAGGGLAGTETPPVKRSVGRPRKYALGVTPERSAGRGSSNNKKPPGKPGRPRNKSTLSEKITTADELRRELHLGGGRVNINDLDLGSSMNPVVVLQRLTVTFGGFKIELLPGPSFTAFTSAENTAECYEDGSLYGEGMEYTMVQEEPLQNPTAGSGGGVGAAQLFVKYCADDLPLGLGPYVNPNDVQASNGALPGSPCLVETKLHDQSDSQKHDPAEVRKDAGIKKAAQQHLPNSEVPTTNNPAKKQQPKLKLSALSSAKNKHLLAGKGPKGTQQHALGKKLHQRGNMHKMDEMKAKQVIVSLKRRGEFNPAQPGPKIQRTQDGRPVKLKQRLPDVGRGGPVKKTLPSGKRPPGMSPGTTITTKPSNSHVADTQPQPQFGWTPCKRANPQKETSEEEKEEEQEEPKVKKPDKCLQKQRSRNVSRSISVEEPQLFIPDNAPAVVKKETSEEEQAKGSGKGPEKEPANSETVVWDPNKNCGLCNKPHSNKFMVGCGHCDDWFHGDCVGLDLAKVKQMEGGDQEYVCLQCCTKDQYTTTKEPGGAVQGEARAEGQQKPSETQDNKMAAKQKQPSPHPVTSGGVRPFRKDSVERRQSTEVKDSTQKSGVSVKQETKRPKVSSPSSKKPVSVDQIRRSVRDALKDILLKRLKESDFQASPEKAAEVAKKTERELFAFYRDTDCKYKSKYRSLMFNLKDTKNNVLFRRVLKGEISPGTLIRMSPEELASKELAAWRQRENRHAIEMIEKEQREAERRPITKITHKGEIEIESQESGKAPEAIEPEPEPVAASKVTEEPVEVPQEKTLSTTTESVNIFQDTTSLHKTHLFDLNCKICTGRMAPPVEEAPTKVVKVATSVVRRRSATSTTEAVTKNTQSTTSSTTEGQSTNTPSATTTSTEGETPSSSAKDDDLHLKVLEESLLSAKTFSNYKGRSVSMSGRDGEASFLSNLQPLWRGLVNMPAVAKLLTKAFPVSGVLDHLTEDLPESFQMGGRISPQIVWDYLDKIRATGTKEVCLIRFSPETDEDEIHYTLLYAYFSSRKRFGVVANNLKQVKDMYLIPLGAIEKVPHQLVPFDGPGLENNRPNLLLGLIIRQRPKRDFLPVDINETDRFIPESKPETATTTVTVNNKEVTREEEENSYISSLCASSTKERDREEIPLLNTAEEEVVTAEQSSTDISEKAEGEDTEEGYQPLRFLPGVLRSWGGELLPLPDFSGNPPLLGDDGREPSAPQTSKANGGAATTPGSSTTTKSPGAGAHRQTGFVIKKREPKTVKAEEPVSSSLAETSTANNNVLAKEEGVAYRGPSVSLKDKPPDVSTESFLASLSTDPNTDGSLNKGDSALCEKDKSKEEKTPTLLSPTATSNASVEESVPTPKPLPSGILKKSSAYSNMTEEPTAVQSAGSQDHPQPVPVLTTRKYRPMAAQHGYPSHHHQTGYRRPPPDHGPLQVGPYGPIPSSLEDLM; encoded by the exons ATGGATGTAGTGGATACTTTCAACCATTTGATTCCCAGTGACCAGTTGGATGACTCCATGCTGATAGGGCAGAACTTGGAATGTGAAGCGAGTAATGACTTTGGAACAGGTGTCGACCAGCTGGGAGACTCACTGAGGAACATGCTTAGTGATAAAGATCCCATGTTTGGATCTGCAAGTTCACACTTCAATATCTTAGATAATGAAGACGCCAACTTCCAGATCGCCGAAGCAACAG TTGCAGATGTTGATGTTGGTGCAACAGAGGGCATCCTCGGGACCGCTGGTGGTGGGTTGGCTGGTACAGAGACTCCGCCAGTCAAACGGTCTGTTGGCAGACCCAGGAAATACGCATTAGGAGTTACCCCAG AGCGAAGTGCAGGCAGAGGGTCTTCAAACAACAAAAAGCCCCCGGGAAAACCTGGGAGACCTAGAAACAAGTCCACTCTGAGTGAGAAGATCACAACTGCTGATGAATTAAGGAGAGAGCTTCACCTGGGTGGCGGCAGGGTGAATATCAACGACCTTGACTTGGGCTCGTCGATGAACCCCGTCGTTGTGTTACAGAGGTTGACGGTCACTTTCGGGGGTTTCAAAATCGAGCTTCTCCCGGGACCCTCCTTTACCGCTTTCACATCAGCTGAAAACACTGCCGAATGTTATGAGGATGGCTCGCTGTACGGTGAAGGGATGGAATACACTATGGTACAAGAGGAACCGTTACAGAATCCCACTGCAGGGAGTGGAGGGGGCGTGGGTGCTGCTCAGCTCTTCGTGAAGTACTGTGCTGACGACTTGCCCCTAGGGCTCGGACCTTACGTCAACCCCAATGACGTTCAGGCCTCCAACGGGGCGCTTCCAGGTAGTCCTTGCTTGGTCGAGACCAAACTCCACGACCAAAGTGATTCTCAGAAGCATGATCCAGCGGAGGTGAGGAAAGATGCCGGCATCAAGAAAGCAGCGCAGCAGCACCTGCCAAACAGCGAAGTTCCTACCACTAATAATCCAGCCAAAAAGCAGCAGCCTAAGCTGAAACTGTCAGCACTGTCCTCCGCTAAGAACAAGCACCTGTTAGCTGGTAAGGGGCCCAAAGGAACGCAACAACACGCCCTGGGGAAGAAGCTCCACCAGAGAGGCAACATGCACAAGATGGACGAAATGAAAGCCAAACAAGTCATCGTGTCCTTGAAAAGGCGAGGTGAATTCAACCCAGCTCAACCCGGCCCTAAGATTCAGAGGACGCAAGACGGACGTCCTGTGAAACTAAAGCAGAGATTACCTGACGTGGGCCGCGGCGGTCCAGTCAAAAAAACACTGCCGTCTGGAAAGCGTCCTCCTGGTATGTCGCCCGGGACGACGATTACAACCAAACCGTCTAACTCTCACGTGGCCGACACCCAACCACAACCCCAGTTTGGCTGGACACCATGTAAACGTGCCAATCCTCAGAAGGAGACAtcggaggaggagaaggaggaggagcaagaagagCCTAAAGTGAAGAAGCCAGACAAGTGTCTTCAGAAACAGAGAAGCAGGAACGTCAGCAGAAGCATCTCCGTGGAGGAACCACAGCTCTTCATCCCCGACAACGCTCCTGCCGTCGTGAAGAAGGAAACCAGTGAAGAAGAACAGGCTAAAGGATCTGGGAAGGGACCAGAAAAGGAACCTGCAAATAGTGAGACCGTTGTGTGGGATCCAAACAAGAACTGTGGATTGTGCAATAAACCACATAGTAACAA GTTCATGGTGGGCTGTGGGCACTGTGATGACTGGTTCCATGGGGACTGTGTTGGTCTGGACCTGGCCAAAGTGAAGCAGATGGAAGGGGGGGACCAGGAGTATGTCTGTCTGCAGTGCTGTACCAAGGACCAGTACACCACCACCAAG GAGCCAGGCGGTGCTGTGCAGGGGGAGGCCAGGGCAGAGGGACAGCAGAAGCCCTCTGAGACCCAGGACAACAAGATGGCCGCCAAGCAGAAACAGCCGTCCCCACATCCTGTCACCTCCGGGGGAGTCAGGCCCTTCAGAAAG GACTCTGTGGAAAGAAGACAGTCGACTGAAGTAAAAGATTCTACGCAGAAATCAG GAGTGTCAGTCAAACAGGAGACCAAGAGGCCCAAGGTGTCGTCTCCCTCCTCTAAGAAACCGGTGTCTGTTGACCAGATCAGACGGAGCGTCCGTGACGCCCTGAAGGACATCCTCCTGAAGAG GCTAAAGGAGTCTGATTTCCAGGCGTCACCAGAGAAGGCTGCTGAGGTGGCCAAGAAGACTGAGAGAGAGCTGTTTGCCTTCTACAGAGACACCGACTGCAAATACAAGAGCAAGTACCGGAGCTTGATGTTCAACCTCAAAGACACCAAAAACAAT GTGTTATTCAGGAGGGTTCTGAAAGGGGAGATTTCTCCTGGCACTTTGATAAGGATGAGTCCTGAGGAACTGGCCTCAAAGGAGCTGGCtgcatggagacagagagagaatcgACAC GCGATTGAGATGAttgagaaggagcagagagaggcggagaggcgACCCATCACCAAGATCACACacaaaggagagatagagattgAGAGCCAGGAGTCTGGGAAGGCACCAGAAGCCATAGAGCCCGAG CCAGAGCCTGTGGCTGCTTCCAAAGTGACAGAGGAGCCAGTGGAAGTTCCCCAAGAGAAGACGTTGTCGACAACAACCGAGAGCGTCAATATTTTCCAAGATACAACCAGTCTGCATAAGACTCATCTGTTTGACCTCAACTGTAAGATCTGCACAG GTCGTATGGCTCCACCTGTGGAGGAGGCTCCTACCAAAGTGGTGAAAGTGGCCACTAGTGTAGTGAGGAGACGGTCTGCTACCAGCACTACAGAGGCAGTGACCAAGAACACACAGTCTACTACCTCCAGCACTACAGAGGGACAGAGCACGAACACACCGTCTGCCACCACTACCtctacagagggagagacaccCTCCTCATCTGCTAAGGACGACGACCTTCACCTCAAAGTCCTAGAGGAGAGCCTCCTCAGCGCCAAAACCTTCTCCAACTACAAGGGGAG GTCAGTGTCTATGAGTGGCAGAGATGGCGAGGCTTCCTTCCTGTCCAACCTGCAGCCTCTATGGAGAGGGCTTGTCAACATGCCTGCTGTGGCCAAGCTCCTCACTAAAGCCTTCCCTGTATCAGGTGTCCTGGACCACCTGACAGAG GATTTGCCGGAGAGTTTCCAGATGGGTGGGAGGATCTCCCCACAGATCGTATGGGACTACCTGGACAAAATCCGAGCCACTGGAACAAAG GAAGTGTGTTTGATTCGTTTTTCCCCTGAGACCGACGAGGATGAGATCCACTACACTCTGCTCTATGCCTACTTCAGTAGCCGCAAACGCTTCGGCGTGGTCGCCAACAACTTGAAACAAGTCAAAGACATGTATCTCATCCCCTTGGGTGCTATTGAGAAAGTCCCACACCAATTGGTTCCCTTTGATGGCCCAG GACTGGAAAACAACCGCCCCAACCTCCTGCTGGGTCTGATCATCCGCCAGAGACCTAAACGGGACTTCCTGCCCGTCGACATCAACGAAACGGACAGGTTCATACCGGAGAGCAAACCCGAGACAGCGACGACTACGGTTACTGtaaacaacaaagaagttacccgggaggaggaggagaactcTTACATCTCCTCTCTGTGCGCTTCAAGTACTAAagaaagggacagagaagagatacCATTGCTGAACACCGCTGAGGAAGAAGTGGTCACAGCAGAACAGTCTAGCACAGACATCTCTGAGAAAGCTGAAGGTGAAGATACTGAAGAGGGGTACCAACCACTACGTTTCCTTCCGGGGGTGTTGCGTAGTTGGGGCGGGGAGCTTCTGCCCCTGCCAGACTTCTCAG gtaaccctccacTGCTGGGTGATGATGGTCGAGAGCCCTCGGCTCCACAGACCTCCAAGGCTAACGGAGGTGCTGCAACCACTCCAGGAAGCTCCACCACCACTAAGAGTCCCGGCGCTGGTGCTCACAGACAGACTGGTTTTGTCATCAAGAAGAGGGAACCCAAAACAGTCAAAGCAGAGGAACCTGTGTCTTCCAGCTTGGCTGAAACGTCTACCGCTAACAACAACGTGTTGGCCAAAGAGGAGGGTGTGGCTTACCGTGGCCCGTCGGTCTCTCTGAAAGACAAACCTCCAGACGTCTCGACAGAGTCGTTCCTGGCCAGCCTCTCCACGGATCCCAACACAGACGGCTCCTTAAACAAAGGAGATTCGGCGTTGTGCGAAAAGGACAAATCCAAAGAAGAGAAGACACCTACTCTCTTGTCTCCTACAGCCACGTCCAACGCTTCTGTCGAGGAAAGCGTCCCCACACCAAAACCCCTTCCGAGTGGAATCCTGAAGAAAAGCTCTGCGTATTCCAATATGACTGAGGAACCAACTGCTGTCCAATCAGCAGGATCACAGGATCACCCCCAACCTGTTCCTGTCCTGACCACCAGGAAGTATCGTCCAATGGCAGCTCAACACGGatacccctcccaccaccaccagactggCTACAGACGCCCACCTCCAGACCATGGCCCACTACAGGTTGGTCCCTATGGTCCCATCCCCTCCAGCCTGGAGGACCTCATGTAG